The Hippocampus zosterae strain Florida chromosome 20, ASM2543408v3, whole genome shotgun sequence genome contains a region encoding:
- the rnpc3 gene encoding RNA-binding region-containing protein 3, with product MDLSEESPKKRGSKTLLVRHLPAELSEDEKEDLLKYFGAQSVRVFSNFGRMKHTAFATFHNEKVAEKALSRLHQLEILNRKLIVEFAKGQDNVTVLKDPPVSDSNKTNKEAQNKPDTKQPKVPLIETGIAPSLGLKYHSNPSLKYLYPPPSNSVLTNITHALLCVPKFYVQVLHLMNKMNLPCPFGPVTPRPPVFGHLPTAPPMPMPPPLPPDLPPTPAEEMEMSSDEESEYESGDDEDKERIVRLMGLVNQACKRPLRPKTALKRKKPKIKDLLYAPKPNSQSAPVVQPSDVFEQPNPTGPKKIEFHISVSEVAARVEGSRTQCDDEMDNTEVTLNNQTEAADGFGKIYPNVQSPKPCDEQSDEEQDLPSDVISIKELEKGRLSRDEIKRMSVFKNYEPGEPTCRLYVKNIAKQVEEKDLKYIYGRYIDPSSETERNMFDVVLMKEGRMKGQAFVGLSSEQRAEKALRETNGFILFDKPLVVQFARSARPKQDNNDAKKRAKQR from the exons ATGGACCTGTCTGAGGAATCTCCCAAGAAGCGTGGAAGTAAGACACTGTTGGTGCGCCATTTACCAGCTGAGCTGAGCGAGGATGAGAAGGAGGATCTGCTCAAGTATTTTGGCGCTCAATCCGTCCGAGTTTTCTCCAACTTTGGCCGCATG AAACACACAGCATTTGCAACGTTTCACAATGAAAAAGTTGCAGAAAAG GCTCTTAGCCGGCTCCATCAGCTAGAGATTCTCAATCGAAAGCTTATTGTGGAATTTGCAAAAGGCCAAGATAACGTCACAGTATTAAAGGATCCACCTGTGTCAGATAG TAATAAGACTAACAAGGAAGCGCAGAATAAACCAGACACGAAGCAGCCTAAAGTTCCTCTCATAGAGACGGGAATTGCTCCAAGTCTTGG GTTGAAATACCACTCGAATCCCTCTTTGAAGTATTTGTACCCACCCCCTTCCAATAGCGTTCTGACGAATATAACACACGCCCTCTTGTGCGTGCCCAAGTTTTACGTTCAA GTTCTGCATCTGATGAACAAGATGAATTTACCCTGTCCGTTTGGACCTGTTACTCCGAGACCCCCCGTG TTTGGGCATCTGCCTACTGCCCCACCCATGCCCATGCCTCCCCCATTGCCTCCTGATCTCCCGCCGACACCGGCGGAGGAAATGGAAATGTCCTCTGATGAAGAGTCTGAGTATGAGAGTGGAGATGATGAAGACAAGGAGAG GATTGTTCGTCTGATGGGTCTGGTCAACCAAGCATGCAAGCGACCCCTGAGACCAAAAACAGCTTTGAAAAGGAAGAAGCCCAAGATCAAGGATCTCCTCTATGCGCCCAAACCAAACTCTCAGAG CGCTCCGGTCGTACAGCCATCAGATGTGTTTGAGCAGCCCAACCCCACCGGACCGAAGAAAATAGAATTCCACATTTCGGTTTCAGAGGTGGCAGCCAGGGTGGAAGGAAGTAGGACGCAGTGTGATGACG AAATGGATAACACAGAGGTTACCCTCAACAACCAAACAGAGGCCGCAGATGGATTTGGGAAGATCTACCCCAACGTCCAGTCGCCCAAGCCATGCGATGAGCAGAGTGACGAAGAGCAGGATCTCCCTTCGGATGTCATCTCAATCAAAGAGCTTGAGAAAGGACGTCTCTCACGAGATG AGATAAAAAGGATGTCGGTGTTTAAGAATTATGAGCCCGGTGAGCCGACCTGCAGACTGTATGTGAAGAATATCgcaaagcaagtggaagagaaa GACTTAAAGTACATCTACGGGAGATACATCGATCCCTCGTCAGAAACGGAAAGAAACAT GTTTGACGTGGTGTTAATGAAGGAGGGACGGATGAAAGGACAGGCCTTTGTCGGACTTTCCAGTGAGCAACGTGCCGAGAAAGCCCTGCGGGAAACCAACGGCTTTATTCTCTTCGACAAACCCCTCGtggtg CAATTTGCTCGATCGGCCAGGCCAAAGCAAGACAATAACGATGCCAAGAAAAGAGCAAAACAACGATAA